A single genomic interval of Streptomyces sp. BA2 harbors:
- a CDS encoding putative bifunctional diguanylate cyclase/phosphodiesterase, whose translation MPPGAPLTRRPGSGGGAGLVSQIALLVVCGGYATGAAFGWGSTRAALIMGDFGLSLAAAAAAVSCFRYSRTRRSRFRPAWLLFALSSAMAALGNGVWGWYEVVLEQPVPSPGLADLFFLCFAPPAIIGLLVLAKRPVTKAGWVCLALDAWLIGGSLLTLSWSLALAHTAQFEGQSVAHAALSLAYPLLDIALVSMVLALHFRRSSANRTAVNTAIGALALTVMCDAMFTSPLLHASYRSGQMLDAGWFAGSLLLAYAPWAAPWHRHGDDAQQHARVRHDEAPRDARATATRPIAGSLAALTPYLAAAVCTLGILYNVLSGRSVDEVVLFTAGTVVLALVVRQGIMLLDNITLTQELAQKENHFRSLVQGSSDVIMIAAPNGILHYVSPAASGVYGRDAEELVGSELASLMHPEDLGRVVHEVRRFLTANPVEEPTTRIECRFKSGDGDWLNVESTVNRHQGGLIFNSRDVTERVRLQAQLQHNAEHDPLTDLPNRALFTRRVGQALTGRRVTDRGTAVLFIDLDGFKAVNDTIGHQAGDELLIQAARRLQEAVRSGDCAARLGGDEFAALIVGDGTRDQAAREQHIYELADRLRITLSQPYAIDGNDVRVAASIGVAFAEPGIGAGELLRNADLAMYRAKAAGKGRVELYAPQMQADVVRKAELATRLRTALHDGEFALLHQPVVSLDDGRITSVAAQARWRSAQGILFTPAEFLRVADSSDAQEGARTAELGRWMIEEAVQQAAERGRTGHATPVAVRISARRLLDRSMPLGSIEALLTRYGLPSGALIIELADSDPRVSLDDLERRLTSLRRLGVRIALDGFGSGYAAITALRRLPVDVLKLDRSLIEGVVESARLHKITSGLLRIATDLGLLSVADGVDLPEQVIALRAMGCTHGQGMAFSGPLDEYRLRRALSLGQYPVPHGPAEPVLAGGPPVAYGGGVESFARSHNETPIPPT comes from the coding sequence ATGCCGCCCGGCGCTCCCCTGACCCGGCGCCCCGGCTCCGGCGGCGGCGCGGGCCTGGTCTCGCAGATCGCGCTCCTCGTGGTCTGCGGCGGGTATGCCACCGGCGCCGCTTTCGGCTGGGGATCGACCCGGGCCGCCCTGATCATGGGTGACTTCGGTCTGAGTCTCGCGGCGGCGGCCGCCGCGGTCTCCTGTTTCCGCTACTCACGCACCCGCCGAAGCCGCTTTCGACCCGCATGGCTGCTGTTCGCGCTCTCCTCCGCGATGGCGGCCCTGGGCAACGGCGTATGGGGCTGGTACGAGGTCGTGCTCGAGCAGCCGGTGCCAAGTCCCGGCCTCGCCGACCTGTTCTTCCTCTGCTTCGCGCCGCCCGCCATCATCGGCCTGCTCGTGCTCGCCAAGCGCCCGGTGACCAAGGCCGGTTGGGTCTGCCTGGCGCTCGACGCCTGGCTCATCGGCGGCTCACTGCTCACACTCTCCTGGAGCCTGGCGCTCGCGCACACGGCACAGTTCGAGGGCCAGAGCGTCGCGCACGCCGCTCTCTCGCTCGCCTATCCGCTCCTCGACATCGCGCTGGTCAGCATGGTCCTCGCGCTGCACTTCAGACGGTCCTCCGCGAACCGTACGGCGGTGAACACGGCGATCGGCGCCCTCGCGCTGACCGTCATGTGCGACGCGATGTTCACCTCGCCCCTGCTGCACGCCAGTTACCGCTCGGGGCAGATGCTGGACGCGGGCTGGTTCGCCGGCTCACTGCTCCTCGCGTACGCACCCTGGGCGGCGCCCTGGCACCGGCACGGGGACGACGCGCAGCAGCACGCGCGCGTGCGGCACGACGAGGCCCCCAGGGACGCACGGGCCACCGCCACCCGGCCGATCGCCGGGTCGCTCGCCGCGCTGACGCCCTATCTCGCCGCCGCTGTCTGCACGTTGGGCATTCTCTACAACGTGCTCAGTGGCCGCAGCGTCGACGAAGTCGTGCTCTTCACCGCGGGCACGGTCGTCCTCGCCCTCGTCGTGCGCCAGGGCATCATGCTCCTGGACAACATCACCCTCACCCAGGAACTGGCCCAGAAGGAGAACCACTTCCGCTCCCTGGTGCAGGGTTCGAGCGACGTCATCATGATCGCCGCTCCGAACGGCATACTCCACTACGTCAGCCCGGCCGCCTCAGGGGTCTACGGCCGCGACGCCGAGGAGCTCGTCGGCTCCGAACTGGCCTCGCTCATGCACCCCGAGGACCTGGGCCGTGTCGTCCACGAAGTGCGCAGATTCCTCACCGCGAACCCCGTCGAAGAACCCACGACCCGTATCGAGTGCCGCTTCAAGTCCGGTGACGGCGACTGGCTGAACGTGGAGTCCACGGTCAACCGCCACCAGGGCGGTCTCATCTTCAACAGCCGCGACGTCACCGAACGGGTGCGTCTCCAGGCGCAGTTGCAGCACAACGCCGAGCACGACCCGCTCACCGACCTGCCCAACCGCGCCCTGTTCACCCGCCGGGTCGGTCAGGCCCTCACCGGCCGCAGGGTCACCGACCGGGGCACGGCCGTGCTCTTCATCGACCTGGACGGCTTCAAGGCGGTCAACGACACCATCGGCCATCAAGCGGGGGACGAGCTCCTCATCCAGGCGGCCCGCCGCCTTCAGGAGGCCGTCAGGTCCGGGGACTGCGCGGCCCGGCTTGGCGGCGACGAATTCGCCGCGCTCATCGTGGGTGACGGCACCCGCGACCAGGCCGCGCGCGAGCAGCACATCTACGAACTCGCCGACCGTCTCAGAATCACCCTCTCCCAGCCCTACGCGATCGACGGCAACGACGTGCGCGTGGCGGCGTCCATCGGCGTGGCCTTCGCCGAACCAGGCATAGGAGCGGGCGAGTTGCTGCGCAACGCCGACCTCGCGATGTACCGCGCCAAGGCCGCGGGCAAGGGCCGCGTCGAGCTGTACGCCCCCCAGATGCAGGCCGACGTCGTACGCAAGGCGGAGCTGGCGACGCGGCTGCGCACCGCCCTGCACGACGGCGAGTTCGCGCTGCTCCACCAGCCGGTGGTCTCCCTGGACGACGGACGCATCACCTCGGTCGCCGCCCAGGCGCGCTGGCGCTCGGCGCAGGGCATCCTCTTCACGCCCGCCGAGTTCCTGCGCGTGGCCGACAGCTCGGACGCGCAGGAGGGCGCCCGCACCGCCGAGCTCGGCCGCTGGATGATCGAGGAAGCCGTCCAGCAGGCCGCCGAGCGCGGGCGTACGGGCCATGCGACGCCCGTCGCCGTCCGCATCAGCGCGCGGCGCCTCCTGGACCGCTCCATGCCGCTGGGCTCCATCGAGGCGCTCCTCACCCGGTACGGCCTGCCCTCCGGGGCGCTCATCATCGAGCTCGCCGACAGCGACCCCCGGGTGTCCCTGGACGACCTGGAGCGCCGTCTCACCTCCCTGCGCAGACTCGGCGTACGCATCGCCCTTGACGGCTTCGGGAGCGGCTATGCCGCCATCACCGCACTGCGGCGGCTCCCCGTCGACGTACTGAAACTGGACCGCAGTCTCATCGAGGGCGTCGTCGAGTCCGCGCGGCTGCACAAGATCACCTCTGGTCTGCTGCGCATCGCCACCGATCTGGGGCTGCTCTCGGTGGCCGACGGCGTCGACCTTCCGGAGCAGGTCATCGCCCTGCGCGCGATGGGCTGTACGCACGGCCAGGGCATGGCGTTCTCCGGACCCCTCGACGAGTACCGCCTGCGCCGTGCGCTGTCGCTCGGGCAGTATCCGGTGCCGCACGGGCCCGCGGAGCCGGTGCTCGCGGGCGGCCCGCCAGTGGCGTACGGAGGAGGTGTCGAGTCCTTCGCCCGCTCACATAATGAGACCCCCATCCCACCTACTTGA
- a CDS encoding acetolactate synthase large subunit, producing MTEQATGAHHPQPRPRSSGQQSAPVEHVTGAQSLIRSLEEVGADTVFGIPGGAILPAYDPMMDSTRVRHVLVRHEQGAGHAATGYAQATGKVGVCMATSGPGATNLVTPIADAHMDSVPMVAITGQVASKAIGTDAFQEADIVGITMPITKHNFLVTKAEDIPATIAEAFHIASTGRPGPVLVDIAKDALQAQTTFQWPPTQDLPGYRPVTKPHAKQIREAAKLITSAKRPVLYVGGGVLKAQATAELKVLAELTGAPVTTTLMALGAFPDSHKLHVGMPGMHGAVTAVTALQKADLIVALGARFDDRVTGKLDSFAPFAKIVHADIDPAEIGKNRAADVPIVGDAREVIADLIQAVQAEHTAGQQGDYTAWWKDLNRWRDTYPLGYDQPEDGSLSPQQVIERVGKLAPEDTIFAAGVGQHQMWAAHFIDYEKPATWLNSGGAGTMGYAVPAAMGAKAGQPDRTVWAIDGDGCFQMTNQELTTCALNNIPIKVAIINNGALGMVRQWQTLFYNQRYSNTVLHAGPEGDTPPNKGTRVPDFVKLSEAMGCVALRCERPEDLDKVIAEANAINDRPVVVDFIVHEDAQVWPMVAAGTSNDEVMAARGVRPDFGDNEDD from the coding sequence ATGACCGAGCAGGCCACCGGGGCCCACCATCCGCAGCCGCGGCCCCGATCCTCAGGACAGCAGTCCGCCCCCGTCGAGCACGTCACGGGTGCGCAGTCCCTCATTCGTTCTCTCGAGGAAGTCGGGGCCGACACGGTATTCGGCATTCCCGGCGGCGCCATCCTTCCCGCGTACGACCCGATGATGGACTCCACCCGCGTCCGTCACGTCCTGGTCCGTCACGAGCAGGGCGCAGGCCACGCCGCCACCGGTTACGCGCAGGCCACCGGCAAGGTCGGGGTGTGCATGGCGACGAGCGGCCCCGGTGCCACCAACCTCGTCACGCCGATCGCCGACGCCCACATGGACTCCGTGCCCATGGTCGCGATCACCGGCCAGGTGGCCTCCAAGGCGATCGGTACGGACGCCTTCCAGGAGGCGGACATCGTCGGCATCACCATGCCGATCACCAAGCACAACTTCCTGGTCACCAAGGCGGAGGACATCCCGGCGACGATCGCGGAAGCCTTCCACATCGCCTCCACGGGCCGTCCAGGGCCCGTCCTGGTCGACATCGCCAAGGACGCACTCCAGGCGCAGACCACCTTCCAGTGGCCGCCGACCCAGGACCTGCCCGGCTACCGCCCGGTGACCAAGCCGCACGCCAAGCAGATCCGCGAGGCCGCCAAGCTGATCACCTCCGCCAAGCGGCCCGTCCTCTACGTGGGCGGCGGCGTTCTGAAGGCCCAGGCCACCGCCGAGCTGAAGGTCCTCGCGGAACTCACCGGAGCGCCCGTCACCACCACACTGATGGCGCTCGGCGCATTCCCCGACAGCCACAAGCTGCACGTGGGAATGCCGGGCATGCACGGAGCGGTCACCGCCGTCACCGCGCTGCAGAAGGCCGACCTGATCGTCGCCCTCGGAGCCCGCTTCGACGACCGCGTCACCGGCAAGCTGGACAGCTTCGCGCCCTTCGCGAAGATCGTCCACGCCGACATCGACCCGGCCGAGATCGGCAAGAACCGCGCCGCCGACGTGCCGATCGTCGGAGACGCCCGCGAGGTCATCGCCGACCTGATCCAGGCGGTCCAGGCCGAGCACACCGCGGGCCAGCAGGGTGACTACACCGCTTGGTGGAAGGACCTCAACCGCTGGCGCGACACCTACCCCCTGGGCTACGACCAGCCCGAGGACGGCTCGCTCTCCCCGCAGCAGGTCATCGAGCGCGTCGGCAAGCTCGCCCCCGAGGACACGATCTTCGCGGCGGGCGTCGGCCAGCACCAGATGTGGGCCGCCCACTTCATCGACTACGAGAAGCCCGCCACCTGGCTCAACTCCGGCGGCGCCGGAACGATGGGGTACGCGGTCCCGGCCGCGATGGGCGCCAAGGCAGGTCAGCCCGACCGCACGGTCTGGGCGATCGACGGCGACGGCTGCTTCCAGATGACCAATCAGGAACTGACCACCTGCGCCCTGAACAACATCCCGATCAAGGTCGCCATCATCAACAACGGCGCCCTCGGCATGGTCCGCCAGTGGCAGACGCTGTTCTACAACCAGCGTTACTCCAACACCGTGCTGCACGCGGGCCCGGAGGGCGACACTCCGCCCAACAAGGGCACCCGCGTCCCGGACTTCGTGAAGCTGTCGGAGGCGATGGGCTGCGTGGCACTGCGCTGCGAGCGCCCCGAGGACCTCGACAAGGTCATCGCCGAGGCCAACGCCATCAACGACCGCCCCGTCGTGGTCGACTTCATCGTCCACGAGGACGCCCAGGTCTGGCCGATGGTCGCAGCGGGCACCTCGAACGACGAGGTCATGGCCGCCCGCGGGGTCCGCCCCGACTTCGGCGACAACGAAGACGACTGA
- the ilvN gene encoding acetolactate synthase small subunit, with the protein MSTKHTLSVLVENKPGVLARITALFSRRGFNIDSLAVGVTEHPDISRITIVVNVEDLPLEQVTKQLNKLVNVLKIVELEPAGAVARELVLAKVRADNETRSQIVEIVQLFRAKTVDVSPEAVTIEATGSSDKLEAMLKMLEPFGIKELVQSGTIAIGRGSRSITDRSLRALDRSA; encoded by the coding sequence ATGTCCACCAAGCACACGCTCTCCGTCCTGGTCGAGAACAAGCCCGGTGTCCTCGCCCGGATCACCGCCCTGTTCTCGCGCCGCGGCTTCAACATCGACTCCCTCGCCGTGGGCGTCACCGAGCACCCCGACATCTCACGCATCACCATCGTCGTGAACGTCGAGGATCTGCCGCTCGAACAGGTCACCAAGCAGCTCAACAAGCTCGTCAACGTCCTGAAGATCGTCGAACTGGAGCCGGCCGGCGCGGTGGCGCGTGAACTGGTTCTGGCCAAGGTCCGCGCCGACAACGAGACGCGCTCGCAGATCGTCGAGATCGTCCAGCTGTTCCGCGCCAAGACCGTGGACGTCTCGCCCGAGGCGGTCACCATCGAGGCCACCGGATCCAGCGACAAGCTGGAGGCGATGCTCAAGATGCTGGAGCCCTTCGGCATCAAGGAGCTAGTCCAGTCCGGCACCATCGCGATCGGCCGCGGCTCGCGCTCCATCACGGACCGCAGCCTGCGCGCGCTCGACCGCTCGGCCTGA
- the ilvC gene encoding ketol-acid reductoisomerase — translation MAELFYDDDADLSIIQGRKVAVIGYGSQGHAHALSLRDSGVDVRVGLHEGSKSKAKAEEQGLRVVTPSEAAAEADVIMILVPDPIQAQVYEESIKDNLKDGDALFFGHGLNIRFGFIKAPEGVDVCMVAPKGPGHLVRRQYEEGRGVPCIAAVEQDATGNGFALALSYAKGIGGTRAGVIKTTFTEETETDLFGEQAVLCGGTAALVKAGFETLTEAGYQPEIAYFECLHELKLIVDLMYEGGLEKMRWSISETAEWGDYVTGPRIITDATKAEMKKVLTEIQDGTFAKNWMDEYHGGLKKYNEYKTQDENHLLETTGKELRKLMSWVNEEA, via the coding sequence GTGGCCGAGCTGTTCTACGACGACGACGCCGACCTGTCCATCATCCAGGGCCGCAAGGTCGCGGTCATCGGATACGGCAGCCAGGGCCACGCCCACGCGCTGTCGCTCCGTGACTCGGGTGTCGACGTCCGCGTCGGTCTGCACGAGGGCTCCAAGTCCAAGGCCAAGGCCGAGGAGCAGGGCCTGCGCGTGGTGACTCCCTCGGAGGCCGCCGCCGAGGCCGACGTCATCATGATCCTGGTGCCGGACCCGATCCAGGCCCAGGTCTACGAGGAGTCCATCAAGGACAACCTCAAGGACGGCGACGCGCTGTTCTTCGGCCACGGCCTGAACATCCGCTTCGGCTTCATCAAGGCCCCCGAGGGCGTCGACGTCTGCATGGTCGCCCCGAAGGGCCCGGGCCACCTCGTCCGCCGTCAGTACGAGGAGGGCCGCGGCGTTCCGTGTATCGCGGCCGTCGAGCAGGACGCGACCGGCAACGGCTTCGCGCTGGCTCTCTCGTACGCCAAGGGCATCGGCGGCACGCGTGCGGGCGTCATCAAGACGACCTTCACCGAGGAGACCGAGACCGACCTGTTCGGTGAGCAGGCCGTGCTCTGCGGTGGCACCGCGGCGCTGGTCAAGGCGGGCTTCGAGACGCTGACCGAGGCCGGCTACCAGCCGGAGATCGCGTACTTCGAGTGCCTCCACGAGCTGAAGCTCATCGTCGACCTCATGTACGAGGGCGGCCTGGAGAAGATGCGCTGGTCGATCTCCGAGACCGCCGAGTGGGGCGACTACGTCACCGGACCGCGCATCATCACGGACGCCACCAAGGCCGAGATGAAGAAGGTCCTCACCGAGATCCAGGACGGCACGTTCGCCAAGAACTGGATGGACGAGTACCACGGCGGTCTGAAGAAGTACAACGAGTACAAGACCCAGGACGAGAACCACCTCCTGGAGACCACCGGCAAGGAGCTCCGCAAGCTGATGTCTTGGGTCAACGAAGAGGCCTGA
- the serA gene encoding phosphoglycerate dehydrogenase, producing MSTAANGKPVVLIAEELSPATVDALGPDFEIRQCNGADRAELLPAIAEVDAILVRSATKVDAEAIAAAKKLKVVARAGVGLDNVDVSAATKAGVMVVNAPTSNIVTAAELACGLLIATARNIPQGSQALKAGEWKRSKYTGVELAEKTLGVVGLGRIGALVAQRMSAFGMKVVAYDPYVQPARAAQMGVKVLTLDELLEVSDFITVHLPKTPETVGLIGDEALHKVKPAVRIVNAARGGIVDEEALYSALKEGRVAGAGLDVYAKEPCTDSPLFQFDQVVCTPHLGASTDEAQEKAGIAVAKSVRLALAGELVPDAVNVQGGVIAEDVRPGLPLAEKLGRIFTALASEVAARLDVEVYGEITQHDVKVLELSALKGVFEDVVDETVSYVNAPLFAQERGVEVRLTTSSESPDHRNVVTVRGTLTGGEEISVSGTLAGPKHLQKIVAIGGYDVDLALAEHMVVLRYADRPGVVGTVGRVLGEAGINIGGMQVARADVGGEALAVLTVDDTVPQAVLNELAEEIGAESARAVNLTD from the coding sequence GTGAGCACTGCTGCCAACGGCAAACCGGTCGTACTCATCGCTGAAGAGCTGTCGCCCGCCACTGTCGACGCCTTGGGCCCGGACTTCGAGATCCGTCAGTGCAACGGCGCGGACCGCGCCGAGCTGCTGCCCGCCATCGCCGAGGTCGACGCGATTCTGGTCCGCTCCGCGACCAAGGTCGACGCCGAGGCCATCGCGGCCGCCAAGAAGCTGAAGGTCGTCGCCCGCGCGGGCGTCGGTCTGGACAACGTGGACGTGTCGGCCGCCACCAAGGCCGGCGTGATGGTGGTGAACGCCCCCACCTCGAACATCGTCACCGCCGCCGAGCTCGCCTGTGGCCTGCTCATCGCCACCGCCCGCAACATCCCCCAGGGCAGCCAGGCCCTCAAGGCCGGTGAGTGGAAGCGCTCGAAGTACACCGGCGTCGAGCTCGCCGAGAAGACCCTCGGTGTCGTGGGCCTCGGCCGCATCGGCGCCCTGGTCGCCCAGCGCATGAGCGCCTTCGGCATGAAGGTCGTCGCGTACGACCCGTACGTACAGCCCGCGCGTGCCGCGCAGATGGGCGTCAAGGTCCTCACGCTCGACGAGCTGCTCGAGGTCTCGGACTTCATCACCGTGCACCTGCCCAAGACCCCCGAGACGGTCGGTCTGATCGGCGACGAGGCCCTGCACAAGGTCAAGCCCGCCGTCCGCATCGTGAACGCCGCGCGCGGCGGGATCGTCGACGAGGAGGCGCTGTACTCGGCGCTCAAGGAAGGCCGCGTCGCGGGCGCCGGTCTGGACGTGTACGCGAAGGAGCCCTGCACGGACTCCCCGCTCTTCCAGTTCGACCAGGTCGTCTGCACGCCGCACCTCGGTGCCTCGACGGACGAGGCGCAGGAGAAGGCCGGTATCGCCGTCGCCAAGTCGGTGCGCCTCGCCCTCGCAGGCGAGCTGGTCCCGGACGCCGTGAACGTCCAGGGCGGCGTCATCGCCGAGGACGTGCGTCCCGGTCTGCCGCTCGCCGAGAAGCTCGGCCGGATCTTCACCGCCCTCGCGAGCGAGGTGGCGGCCCGCCTCGACGTCGAGGTGTACGGCGAGATCACGCAGCACGACGTGAAGGTGCTCGAACTGTCCGCGCTCAAGGGCGTGTTCGAGGACGTCGTCGACGAGACCGTGAGTTACGTGAACGCGCCTCTCTTCGCCCAGGAGCGTGGCGTCGAGGTCCGCCTCACCACGAGCTCGGAGTCCCCGGACCACCGCAACGTCGTGACGGTGCGCGGCACGCTGACCGGCGGCGAGGAGATCTCGGTCTCCGGCACGCTGGCCGGCCCCAAGCACCTGCAGAAGATCGTCGCCATCGGCGGGTACGACGTGGACCTGGCGCTCGCCGAGCACATGGTCGTCCTCCGTTACGCGGACCGTCCCGGTGTCGTCGGCACCGTCGGCCGTGTCCTCGGCGAGGCGGGCATCAACATCGGCGGCATGCAGGTCGCTCGCGCTGACGTCGGCGGGGAGGCGCTCGCCGTCCTCACGGTGGATGACACTGTGCCGCAGGCGGTGCTCAACGAGCTGGCCGAGGAGATCGGTGCGGAGTCCGCTCGCGCGGTGAACCTCACGGACTAG
- a CDS encoding MFS transporter, translating to MTKSTHEQANSAVPERAGRKEWTALAVLMLPLLLVSMDVSVLYFAVPAVSADLEPSGTQQLWIFDIYAFVLAGLLMTMGSLGDRIGRRKLLMFGAAAFGVASLTAAYANSAELLIAARAVLGIGGATLMPSTMALVRTMFRDAGQRAKAIGIWSGVMVAGIALGSVMSGILVEYFWWGSVFLVNLPAMVMLLVLAPVLIPEFKDPAPGRFDLLSVPLSMAAVLPVVYGIKEIAAEGLETTYVASLAVGLVFAALFVHRQRTTDSPLISPALFRGRGFAPAVLLNLISTLAMMGSAYFTTQYLQSVLGKSALEAALWALLPSVLIGFAAPVATALVQKGMNRAHVVSAGFVISACGYGLLTLTGTDSMWTVLTAAGLLACGAVVVGSQLTDLALGSAPAEKAGSASSLLETGQEFGGALGMALLGSIGNAVYRGEIPDAAPAEAHETLGGALAVAQHMPDKAASALTAAAREAFTSGMHVAALAGATLLVASAVLASVTLRRSEPAKQTPEELERISSPSGV from the coding sequence ATGACGAAATCGACGCACGAACAAGCGAACTCGGCGGTCCCGGAGCGCGCGGGCCGCAAGGAGTGGACCGCTCTCGCCGTCCTGATGCTGCCGCTGCTCCTGGTCTCGATGGACGTCTCCGTCCTCTACTTCGCGGTACCCGCGGTCAGTGCCGACCTGGAGCCGAGCGGCACCCAGCAGCTGTGGATCTTCGACATCTACGCGTTCGTGCTCGCGGGGCTGCTCATGACGATGGGGTCGCTCGGCGACCGCATCGGCCGCCGCAAGCTGCTCATGTTCGGCGCGGCGGCCTTCGGCGTGGCCTCCCTGACCGCCGCCTACGCCAACAGCGCCGAGCTGCTCATCGCCGCCCGCGCGGTCCTCGGCATCGGCGGCGCGACCCTGATGCCGTCCACGATGGCCCTCGTACGCACGATGTTCCGCGACGCCGGACAGCGCGCGAAGGCGATCGGCATCTGGTCCGGCGTGATGGTCGCCGGGATCGCGCTCGGCTCGGTGATGAGCGGCATCCTCGTCGAGTACTTCTGGTGGGGCTCGGTCTTCCTGGTCAACCTGCCCGCGATGGTGATGCTCCTGGTCCTCGCGCCGGTCCTCATCCCGGAGTTCAAGGACCCGGCGCCGGGCCGCTTCGACCTGCTGAGCGTGCCGCTGTCCATGGCCGCCGTGCTGCCCGTCGTCTACGGCATCAAGGAGATCGCCGCCGAGGGCCTGGAGACCACGTACGTGGCTTCGCTCGCCGTCGGTCTCGTCTTCGCCGCCCTCTTCGTCCACCGCCAGCGCACCACGGATTCCCCGCTGATCTCCCCCGCGCTGTTCCGCGGCCGCGGCTTCGCCCCCGCGGTCCTCCTGAACCTCATCTCCACGCTCGCGATGATGGGCTCGGCCTACTTCACCACGCAGTATCTGCAGTCGGTCCTCGGCAAGAGCGCCTTGGAGGCCGCGCTGTGGGCGCTGCTCCCCTCCGTACTCATCGGCTTCGCCGCCCCGGTCGCCACCGCCCTGGTCCAGAAGGGGATGAACCGCGCCCACGTCGTCTCGGCCGGCTTCGTCATCTCGGCGTGCGGGTACGGCCTGCTGACCCTGACCGGCACGGACTCGATGTGGACGGTGCTCACCGCCGCCGGGCTCCTCGCCTGCGGCGCCGTGGTCGTCGGCTCACAGCTCACCGACCTCGCCCTCGGTTCGGCCCCGGCGGAGAAGGCGGGCTCGGCTTCCTCGCTCCTGGAGACGGGCCAGGAGTTCGGCGGCGCGCTCGGCATGGCGCTGCTCGGCTCCATCGGCAACGCGGTCTACCGGGGCGAGATCCCGGACGCGGCCCCGGCAGAGGCCCACGAGACACTCGGCGGCGCGCTCGCGGTGGCACAGCACATGCCGGACAAGGCCGCTTCCGCGCTGACCGCCGCCGCACGGGAGGCGTTCACCAGCGGCATGCATGTTGCTGCGCTCGCGGGGGCGACGCTGCTGGTCGCGTCGGCGGTACTGGCGTCGGTGACACTGCGGCGGTCTGAGCCCGCAAAGCAAACGCCGGAGGAGCTGGAGCGTATCTCCAGCCCGTCCGGCGTTTGA
- a CDS encoding TetR/AcrR family transcriptional regulator encodes MGHRDDLLEGAKRCLLEKGFVSTTARDIVKESGANLASIGYHYGSKDALLVEAFVALVEKAGGGFDEPPAGESGAKGGSLERFEQVWSNILRGFPESRSIWMLTFEVITQGERLAGVRDLLIKAQREGRSGLAAVFTGIEESVIPDDVVENEGRFYATLLNGLMVQWLFDPESATTAEQLTEGMRRVMRRASEA; translated from the coding sequence ATGGGACACCGTGATGATCTGCTCGAAGGCGCCAAGCGCTGCCTGCTGGAGAAGGGCTTCGTGAGCACGACGGCCCGCGACATCGTGAAGGAGTCGGGGGCGAACCTGGCTTCGATCGGGTACCACTACGGCTCGAAGGACGCGCTGCTCGTGGAGGCCTTCGTCGCCCTCGTCGAGAAGGCCGGCGGCGGCTTCGACGAACCTCCCGCCGGGGAGAGCGGCGCGAAGGGCGGCTCGCTGGAGCGGTTCGAGCAGGTCTGGTCGAACATCCTGCGCGGGTTCCCCGAGTCCCGCTCCATCTGGATGCTGACCTTCGAGGTCATCACGCAGGGGGAGCGCCTCGCCGGAGTCCGTGACCTGCTGATCAAGGCGCAGCGGGAAGGGCGCAGCGGGCTCGCCGCGGTGTTCACCGGGATCGAGGAGAGCGTCATCCCGGACGACGTGGTGGAGAACGAAGGCCGTTTCTACGCGACGCTGCTCAACGGCCTGATGGTGCAGTGGCTCTTCGACCCGGAGTCGGCGACCACCGCCGAGCAGCTCACCGAGGGCATGCGGCGTGTGATGAGGCGGGCATCAGAGGCCTGA